The following coding sequences are from one Methanohalophilus halophilus window:
- a CDS encoding chloride channel protein — MNNFKSELQDRYYTEGFISNFLAIIIGIMTGLAFVAYDQVTFYFTNFFFSSPDNSLPTYIIFLPAAGGLCVGLISHKFMKKSRCGVAEVVEATALQGGKIQSKFAFYEVFLSMISICTGGSVGKEAPGILAGTGVGATVANRLKSPDHRFRILIACGASGGIAAAFHAPLAGVVFVVEVILGELQARTLIPVVLSSVFSTLVTDIIFGIQPIQVSYYGMENPFYEPTFYIIMGVLAGIVSSIFIKYTYLTQDSFEKIPIKPYLKPGLGGLVVGCIGYFYPQIFGIGYDVIKQSLNNELAMQMLLILLVLKIVAFAFTVGSGGSGGAIVPSLFVGSMLGGSFGNLVNYIFPLSTAPAGAYALVGMGAVFAGVVRAPLTAMLILFELTRDYSLILPLMLACVISNVISTHLHEESIYTELLRRRGHIIRAGTEINLMESLTVRDNMVGDVLVLNVKDTTADLLNLMQKSKHAGFPVLDNQGKLAGIVTLHDMRDKVEQGELEKPVTQIMTKGVATAYPDESLDIVLKRLAAHDVGRLPVVSRNDGITLIGIITRSDIVKSYDREIVNRMQKGEDDNLKPGGR, encoded by the coding sequence TTGAATAACTTCAAAAGCGAGTTACAGGATCGGTATTACACCGAAGGGTTCATTTCTAATTTCCTTGCCATAATAATAGGAATTATGACAGGCCTGGCTTTTGTGGCCTATGATCAGGTTACCTTTTACTTTACAAACTTTTTTTTTAGTTCCCCGGATAACAGCCTCCCTACATATATTATCTTCCTTCCCGCTGCCGGAGGATTATGTGTTGGCCTGATATCCCATAAATTTATGAAAAAAAGTCGTTGTGGAGTGGCAGAGGTTGTGGAGGCAACAGCTCTTCAAGGCGGGAAGATACAGAGTAAATTTGCTTTTTATGAAGTATTTCTTTCAATGATCTCAATCTGTACAGGAGGATCAGTAGGCAAAGAAGCTCCCGGCATACTCGCGGGAACCGGAGTAGGAGCCACTGTAGCCAACCGGCTGAAAAGTCCGGACCACCGTTTCAGGATATTAATTGCCTGTGGGGCATCTGGAGGAATTGCAGCAGCATTTCATGCCCCTCTTGCCGGTGTGGTTTTTGTAGTGGAGGTAATTCTCGGAGAATTGCAGGCCAGGACACTTATACCGGTAGTTCTTTCTTCAGTGTTCTCTACCCTTGTAACTGACATCATTTTTGGCATCCAGCCCATACAGGTTTCCTATTACGGGATGGAAAATCCGTTTTACGAGCCAACATTCTACATAATTATGGGTGTACTTGCAGGAATTGTATCTTCGATATTCATAAAGTATACGTATCTCACCCAGGATTCCTTTGAAAAAATCCCGATCAAACCCTACCTTAAACCGGGTCTTGGTGGACTTGTAGTCGGATGTATTGGTTATTTCTATCCCCAGATATTCGGAATCGGTTACGATGTTATCAAGCAATCCCTCAACAACGAACTTGCCATGCAAATGTTGTTGATATTGCTCGTTCTGAAAATAGTGGCATTTGCTTTCACTGTTGGTTCAGGGGGTTCAGGAGGAGCAATCGTTCCATCCCTTTTTGTGGGTTCCATGTTGGGAGGGAGTTTTGGGAATCTGGTGAATTATATTTTTCCTTTATCTACAGCACCTGCAGGAGCATATGCCCTTGTCGGGATGGGGGCAGTTTTTGCGGGAGTGGTACGTGCACCTCTTACTGCCATGCTTATCCTTTTTGAACTTACCCGTGATTACAGCCTTATCCTGCCCCTGATGTTGGCCTGTGTGATCAGCAATGTAATATCAACTCACCTTCATGAAGAGTCGATATATACAGAATTGCTCAGGAGAAGAGGACACATAATCAGAGCCGGCACCGAGATCAATTTGATGGAATCGCTGACTGTCAGGGATAATATGGTAGGAGATGTGTTAGTCCTTAACGTAAAAGATACAACTGCCGATCTTCTTAATCTAATGCAGAAAAGCAAACATGCAGGTTTCCCTGTACTTGACAATCAGGGAAAACTTGCAGGAATTGTTACCCTCCATGATATGCGCGATAAGGTAGAGCAAGGAGAACTGGAAAAACCGGTCACTCAAATAATGACTAAAGGTGTTGCTACTGCTTATCCTGATGAATCCCTTGACATCGTACTCAAAAGACTGGCAGCACATGATGTGGGCAGATTACCTGTTGTTTCCAGAAATGATGGAATAACCCTGATCGGAATAATAACCCGCAGTGATATCGTGAAATCCTATGACCGAGAAATTGTCAACAGAATGCAAAAAGGTGAAGATGATAATCTTAAACCGGGTGGCCGATAA
- a CDS encoding flavodoxin family protein, with amino-acid sequence MKILGISGSPKRNGNSEQMINRVLAMAEKRGFTTDKVFLSEMEVKPCIACGNCRESDECPIEDDMEKIYPKLDEADAIIVASPVYFGSPTAQLKALFDRSVLLRRDNFKLSNKIGAGIAIGGSRNGGQEKTIQVIQDWMHIHGMVVVGDGGHFGGIVKKPFSEDETGTKTLDDTIEKVCDLLEMMKKT; translated from the coding sequence ATGAAAATTCTGGGCATATCAGGCAGTCCTAAAAGAAATGGGAACAGTGAACAGATGATAAACAGGGTCCTCGCAATGGCTGAAAAAAGAGGATTTACCACTGATAAGGTATTCCTCTCAGAGATGGAAGTCAAACCCTGTATTGCATGCGGCAATTGCAGGGAAAGCGATGAATGCCCCATCGAAGATGATATGGAAAAAATTTATCCAAAACTGGATGAGGCCGATGCAATTATTGTAGCCTCCCCGGTCTATTTCGGAAGTCCCACTGCCCAGCTGAAAGCCCTTTTTGACAGAAGCGTCCTTCTCAGGAGAGATAACTTCAAGCTCAGCAATAAGATTGGTGCAGGTATTGCTATTGGTGGCTCCAGAAATGGAGGACAGGAAAAGACAATTCAGGTAATCCAGGACTGGATGCATATTCATGGAATGGTTGTTGTGGGAGATGGCGGACATTTCGGCGGCATTGTCAAGAAGCCATTCAGCGAAGATGAGACCGGTACCAAGACGCTGGACGATACTATTGAAAAGGTGTGTGACTTACTCGAAATGATGAAGAAAACATAA
- the acs gene encoding acetate--CoA ligase alpha subunit codes for MLSSLFNPNSVAVIGASRKKGKVGNAVLSNLVKDFRGNIYPVNPGEEMIEGLKCYTSVLDVADDVDLAVVVVPAKVVPPTLEECGRSGVKYVVVISAGFKEAGVEGAKIERSALEICKKYDMHMVGPNCLGIMDPVAGLNASFAASMAYEGNIAMMSQSGAICTSTLDWAEANGIGFSKFVSLGNKADLGENQFLAEFRDDPSTSVIAAYLEGIKNGSQFIEIARDVSREKPVILVKSGRTAAGSRAVSSHTGTLAGSDQAYNAAFDKAGVVRADTLEDMLDYIRAFSTQPIPAGRRIAILTNAGGLGILTADACYYEGLELASLSTETIEGLREFLPDAASFYNPVDVLGDASAKLYGDALEIVLNDLNVDGVILLTSPQAMTDVGSIARIVIQKMENSEKPVLCSFVGGTRVMEGNSILVAGGVPNYTFPERAVASMGALCDYGKRRNMTYPLPKPVHSDRETASALLDEAASKDKKILGLESFDLLKAYGIPVVDIGKASTVEEAVEECERIGYPVVMKVLSPDISHKTDVGGIRLSLMNKDDVRRAYHTMMSDVRRYMPSARITGVQLQRMIENGREVIIGMNRDVQFGPLLMFGLGGTYVEILKDVSFRLAPLNEKDTHSMISSIRSYPLLTGVRGEKAYDVDAVADVLMRVSRLVEDFPQVLEFEINPLMVLPEGEGCFAMDMRLTLKESN; via the coding sequence ATGTTATCCAGTCTTTTTAATCCTAATTCAGTGGCTGTGATCGGGGCATCAAGGAAAAAGGGTAAAGTGGGAAATGCTGTCCTTTCCAACCTGGTAAAGGATTTCAGAGGTAATATCTACCCTGTCAATCCCGGCGAGGAAATGATTGAGGGCCTTAAATGCTATACTTCCGTCCTTGATGTGGCCGATGACGTGGACCTTGCTGTTGTAGTCGTGCCTGCAAAAGTGGTGCCTCCTACGCTGGAAGAATGCGGCAGGTCAGGGGTGAAATACGTGGTTGTAATCTCTGCGGGTTTCAAGGAGGCAGGTGTTGAGGGAGCAAAAATTGAGCGCAGTGCTCTGGAAATATGCAAAAAATACGATATGCATATGGTTGGTCCCAACTGTCTGGGAATCATGGATCCGGTTGCAGGTCTGAATGCTTCTTTTGCCGCATCGATGGCATATGAGGGCAATATTGCAATGATGTCACAATCCGGTGCCATATGTACTTCCACCCTTGATTGGGCAGAAGCCAACGGGATAGGTTTTTCCAAATTCGTAAGCCTTGGGAATAAGGCTGATCTGGGGGAAAACCAATTTCTGGCCGAATTCCGGGATGATCCGTCTACTTCGGTTATTGCGGCCTATCTGGAAGGTATCAAAAATGGGTCACAATTCATTGAAATTGCCAGGGATGTTTCCAGAGAAAAACCCGTGATTTTGGTCAAATCAGGCCGTACAGCTGCCGGCTCCCGGGCAGTATCATCCCATACCGGTACTCTTGCCGGCTCAGACCAGGCCTATAATGCCGCTTTTGATAAAGCCGGTGTGGTGCGTGCAGATACTTTGGAAGACATGCTGGATTACATAAGGGCATTTTCAACCCAGCCAATCCCTGCAGGCAGGCGAATTGCCATACTCACAAACGCAGGTGGCCTGGGTATTCTTACGGCAGACGCATGTTATTATGAAGGTCTGGAGCTGGCTTCACTCTCTACTGAAACAATTGAAGGGTTACGTGAGTTCCTGCCGGATGCTGCCAGTTTTTACAATCCTGTGGATGTACTAGGGGATGCAAGTGCAAAACTCTACGGGGATGCCCTTGAAATTGTGTTAAATGATCTAAATGTGGATGGTGTTATCCTGTTGACTTCTCCCCAGGCTATGACTGATGTGGGAAGCATCGCAAGGATCGTAATTCAAAAGATGGAAAACTCTGAAAAACCGGTACTTTGCAGTTTTGTAGGGGGGACAAGGGTCATGGAAGGCAATTCCATCCTTGTAGCAGGAGGAGTGCCCAATTACACCTTTCCCGAAAGAGCAGTAGCCAGTATGGGTGCCCTGTGTGATTACGGAAAAAGGCGAAATATGACTTACCCTTTACCCAAACCGGTTCATTCAGACAGGGAAACAGCATCAGCACTGCTCGATGAAGCAGCATCAAAGGATAAAAAAATTCTGGGGCTTGAATCATTTGATCTTTTGAAAGCCTATGGTATTCCAGTTGTGGATATCGGGAAGGCTTCCACGGTGGAAGAAGCGGTGGAGGAATGTGAAAGGATTGGCTATCCTGTAGTTATGAAAGTCCTGTCTCCTGACATTTCACATAAGACCGATGTTGGAGGTATCCGGCTTTCACTGATGAATAAAGATGATGTCAGGCGTGCATATCATACAATGATGTCGGATGTACGCCGCTACATGCCTTCTGCACGAATTACAGGTGTGCAATTGCAGAGAATGATTGAAAATGGCCGGGAAGTGATAATAGGTATGAACAGGGATGTCCAGTTCGGCCCCCTTCTTATGTTTGGTCTGGGTGGGACATATGTAGAAATCCTTAAAGATGTGTCTTTCAGGCTCGCCCCACTCAATGAAAAGGATACTCATTCAATGATTTCTTCCATCCGTTCCTATCCTTTACTTACGGGTGTGAGGGGAGAAAAAGCATATGATGTGGATGCTGTGGCGGATGTCCTCATGCGTGTTTCCAGACTTGTGGAAGATTTCCCGCAGGTTCTTGAGTTTGAGATAAATCCGCTGATGGTCCTTCCGGAAGGTGAAGGTTGTTTTGCTATGGATATGCGTCTTACATTGAAAGAATCAAATTGA
- a CDS encoding phosphotransacetylase family protein: protein MASILVSSSENYSGKSSICSGLGLILKERGNSVGYMKPVGNLLVDVDGVLSDEDAEQMRDLLALETPRSCITPIMLTENLTNDALLGVEKHLDETLKQAYSEVSRDKDMVIIEGEGGIGSGAMYNLSDPQVASILDSKILLITRFDSVSAVDRILCDIELIDDRNMLSGVILNEVEEDKLGMVRDMVVPFLEKKGIKVFGVIPRDHTLGSVSIEEIVEDLRGDVLTGGQEMDKLVEHYLVGAMEVNSAIKYFRRTPNSVVVTGGDRADIQMAAIEAGARALILTGNLRPSEAVLGSADEAGVVVVLVRGDTLSTIERMENLIGHARIQQKAKIETISRLIKENVDVDSILDSAGL, encoded by the coding sequence ATGGCTTCAATACTTGTAAGTTCTTCTGAAAATTATTCTGGTAAAAGTTCGATATGCAGTGGCCTTGGCTTGATACTTAAAGAACGTGGGAATAGTGTGGGCTACATGAAACCGGTGGGCAACCTGCTGGTGGATGTTGATGGTGTTCTCTCAGATGAAGATGCAGAACAAATGCGAGATCTGCTGGCTCTTGAAACCCCACGCAGTTGCATCACTCCGATTATGCTTACCGAGAATCTTACCAATGATGCTTTGCTGGGAGTGGAAAAACATCTGGATGAAACCCTGAAACAGGCTTATTCGGAAGTTTCCAGAGATAAAGATATGGTGATTATAGAGGGGGAAGGAGGTATCGGCAGTGGTGCCATGTACAATTTGTCAGATCCCCAGGTAGCTTCCATACTGGACAGTAAGATCCTGCTGATTACCCGTTTTGATTCGGTTAGTGCAGTGGACCGGATTCTCTGTGATATTGAATTGATAGATGACAGGAATATGCTTTCAGGTGTCATTCTCAACGAAGTGGAAGAAGACAAACTTGGAATGGTAAGGGATATGGTCGTACCCTTCCTTGAAAAGAAGGGGATAAAGGTATTTGGTGTAATTCCCCGGGATCACACCCTTGGATCGGTTTCTATAGAAGAAATTGTGGAAGATTTAAGAGGAGATGTCCTGACGGGTGGACAGGAAATGGACAAACTTGTTGAACATTATCTTGTGGGTGCTATGGAGGTTAATTCAGCGATCAAGTATTTCCGGCGCACACCAAACAGTGTAGTAGTGACAGGTGGGGACCGCGCGGATATACAGATGGCGGCTATAGAGGCCGGGGCAAGGGCACTGATCCTGACGGGCAATCTCCGGCCCAGCGAAGCTGTACTTGGAAGTGCTGATGAAGCAGGCGTGGTTGTTGTACTTGTAAGGGGCGACACCCTTTCCACGATAGAAAGAATGGAAAACTTAATCGGGCATGCCCGGATACAGCAGAAGGCCAAAATTGAAACAATCTCCAGACTGATTAAAGAGAATGTGGATGTTGACTCTATACTGGATTCAGCAGGTTTATGA
- a CDS encoding phosphoglycerate kinase, translated as MMDTVQDKDYFTIDDFDVDDKTVLVRVDINTPMDPEGSILDDLRISSHIPTIQDLEDSRVVLLAHQSRAGKSDFTTMQPHAERLSHYLGREVEYVDDIFGSHARSRIAAMEKGDVLLLENVRFYSEETISRSAKEHANTHMVKNLAPFADIFLNDAFAVSHRSHLSLMGFTHLLPCGAGRLMEKEITSLDRGIKGGGRPCIFVLGGAKVDDSLTVAENVLSNGGADRVLVTGVVANVMLAASGFDIGKANKDFIESQGYLEQIDRAKKILDDFDGKVGLPVDVALNDNGSRIEVSVEEVGGSILPINDIGIETIVAYSREISQAGTVILNGPAGVSEFDGFELGTYEIVKAATEADYSIAGGGHISAEVRNMGFDHSFSHISTGGGSCIDYLAGTPLPAIEALKKAAVLISKHD; from the coding sequence GTGATGGATACCGTGCAGGACAAGGATTATTTCACTATTGATGATTTTGATGTGGACGACAAAACAGTGCTGGTGCGAGTCGATATCAATACCCCGATGGACCCCGAGGGCAGTATTCTGGATGACCTGAGGATAAGCAGCCACATTCCCACAATACAGGATCTTGAAGATTCACGGGTAGTATTGCTTGCCCATCAAAGCAGGGCGGGAAAAAGTGATTTCACAACTATGCAGCCACATGCAGAAAGGTTAAGTCACTATCTGGGCAGGGAAGTGGAATATGTAGATGATATTTTCGGCTCCCATGCCCGTTCAAGGATTGCAGCAATGGAAAAAGGGGATGTGCTCTTGCTTGAAAATGTACGTTTCTATTCCGAGGAAACCATTTCAAGATCTGCCAAAGAGCATGCAAACACGCATATGGTGAAAAATCTGGCCCCGTTTGCGGACATCTTTTTGAATGATGCTTTTGCGGTATCCCATCGTTCTCATCTTTCTTTAATGGGTTTTACACATCTCCTTCCGTGTGGTGCAGGCCGTTTAATGGAAAAAGAGATTACTTCTCTGGACAGGGGAATAAAGGGAGGGGGCAGACCCTGTATTTTCGTACTGGGTGGTGCCAAAGTTGACGATTCCCTTACGGTTGCTGAAAATGTACTTTCAAATGGTGGTGCTGACCGCGTACTTGTGACAGGTGTTGTTGCAAATGTAATGCTGGCTGCATCAGGTTTTGATATCGGGAAAGCAAATAAGGATTTCATTGAATCCCAGGGCTACCTTGAACAGATCGACAGGGCAAAAAAAATTCTTGATGATTTTGACGGAAAGGTGGGTTTACCTGTTGATGTAGCATTGAATGATAACGGCAGCAGGATTGAAGTATCGGTCGAAGAAGTTGGGGGTTCAATACTTCCAATCAATGACATAGGAATTGAAACGATTGTTGCTTATTCCCGGGAAATCAGTCAGGCAGGCACTGTGATTCTCAATGGGCCTGCCGGGGTTTCCGAATTTGATGGATTTGAACTGGGGACCTATGAAATAGTAAAAGCTGCCACAGAAGCCGATTACTCCATTGCAGGAGGCGGCCATATTTCTGCCGAGGTGAGGAATATGGGTTTCGATCACAGTTTTTCCCATATAAGTACAGGGGGCGGCTCATGCATCGACTATCTTGCAGGTACTCCCCTGCCAGCAATCGAAGCCCTTAAAAAAGCTGCTGTCCTAATTTCAAAACACGATTGA
- a CDS encoding TIGR00296 family protein, translating into MLGLDEGKMAVNLARNTITEFLESGTKLEPDSESLTPVFEEERGVFVTLSMEGDLRGCIGHPYPDSSLKDAIVDSAISASTRDPRFPPVNLQEMSVIAVEVTVLTPPEMIDAAPEDLPGLIEIGRHGLIIKHGFYQGLLLPQVAPEQGFNAVDFLNHTCIKAGLAPDAWLTGAEVYWFEGQVFSEESPRGQVVEKQF; encoded by the coding sequence ATGCTTGGCCTGGATGAAGGCAAAATGGCAGTAAATCTTGCCCGGAATACAATTACTGAATTCCTCGAGAGCGGTACTAAGCTGGAGCCGGATTCTGAGTCCCTCACTCCGGTCTTTGAAGAAGAGCGCGGAGTTTTCGTAACCCTTTCCATGGAAGGAGATTTGAGAGGCTGCATTGGTCATCCCTATCCGGATTCATCCCTGAAGGATGCAATTGTTGATTCTGCCATCTCAGCATCAACAAGGGATCCGCGTTTTCCTCCTGTAAATCTACAGGAGATGTCTGTAATAGCGGTTGAAGTTACCGTCCTGACCCCGCCGGAAATGATTGATGCGGCTCCTGAAGATTTGCCCGGTCTAATAGAGATAGGCAGGCATGGGCTTATAATCAAACATGGTTTCTATCAGGGTTTACTCCTGCCACAGGTGGCCCCTGAGCAGGGATTTAATGCTGTGGATTTTTTGAATCACACCTGCATAAAAGCCGGACTTGCACCGGATGCATGGCTCACAGGCGCCGAAGTGTACTGGTTTGAAGGACAGGTCTTTTCCGAAGAATCTCCCCGGGGGCAAGTCGTGGAAAAGCAGTTCTAA
- a CDS encoding nucleoside 2-deoxyribosyltransferase, whose amino-acid sequence MNCKKIYLAGPLFSEAEKNFNEQLTKRIEIAGYDVFLPQRDSTDTKSMRKEQNAAELFRKNSEAIDRADLVIAILDGGSDVDSGTAWEIGYAYAKNIPVMGLRTDFRTLGIEGTVNLMIEKTLIKLMYSTDKLLTELENMKR is encoded by the coding sequence ATGAATTGCAAAAAAATATACCTGGCAGGCCCTCTTTTTTCCGAGGCTGAGAAGAATTTCAATGAACAACTCACAAAGAGAATCGAAATTGCAGGATATGACGTATTCCTGCCACAGAGGGATTCAACAGATACGAAAAGTATGCGCAAAGAACAGAATGCTGCAGAATTGTTCCGGAAAAATTCAGAAGCCATAGACAGAGCCGATCTTGTAATTGCTATACTGGATGGAGGCAGTGATGTGGATTCCGGTACAGCCTGGGAAATCGGCTATGCTTATGCTAAAAACATCCCGGTAATGGGGCTGAGGACTGATTTCCGCACACTTGGAATCGAAGGTACGGTCAACCTGATGATAGAAAAAACCCTAATTAAACTTATGTATTCAACCGATAAACTGCTTACAGAACTTGAAAATATGAAAAGATAA
- the argC gene encoding N-acetyl-gamma-glutamyl-phosphate reductase: protein MKDKVNAGIIGASGYTGGELMRLLLNHPHVNLEMATSRKLAGQNVSKKHAHLAGMTSLEFEELDPVAVRQRCDVVFLAVPHGSAMDIVPQLIDSGLIVVDLSADYRLDVDQFEKVYGIKHRDPRKAVFGLVELHPEVKGKTFVANPGCYPTGATLAAAPVVKAGLADITVFDSKSGITGAGVNPSQASHYPNMAENIQPYKLTTHRHQAEIWQELNALGNIDSVNFTPHVIPAIRGILTTAHIFLKEECSKEDIRQLYDSFYSDCPFVRLVDDIPALGNVRGSNFCDIGFEIDANSNRLVVISAIDNLVKGASGQAIQNMNLMCGFRETDGLWNAGLAP, encoded by the coding sequence ATGAAAGATAAGGTTAATGCAGGCATAATCGGTGCCTCCGGCTATACCGGGGGAGAATTGATGCGCCTTCTTCTCAATCATCCTCATGTAAATCTTGAAATGGCGACTTCAAGAAAACTTGCCGGACAAAACGTATCCAAAAAACATGCCCATCTGGCCGGCATGACAAGTCTTGAATTTGAAGAACTTGATCCGGTTGCTGTAAGGCAGAGGTGTGACGTGGTATTTCTGGCGGTGCCTCATGGCAGTGCGATGGACATTGTACCTCAACTTATTGACAGTGGCCTTATTGTTGTGGATTTGAGTGCGGATTATCGTCTGGATGTGGACCAATTTGAAAAGGTCTATGGTATTAAACACCGTGATCCCCGCAAGGCAGTATTTGGGTTGGTGGAACTGCATCCCGAGGTAAAAGGGAAAACCTTTGTTGCCAATCCGGGTTGTTATCCCACAGGAGCCACCCTTGCGGCTGCTCCTGTTGTGAAAGCAGGGCTTGCAGACATTACGGTTTTTGATTCCAAATCCGGCATAACAGGCGCAGGTGTGAATCCAAGCCAGGCATCCCATTACCCCAATATGGCGGAAAATATCCAGCCCTACAAGCTCACAACCCATCGCCACCAGGCGGAGATATGGCAGGAATTGAATGCCCTTGGAAACATTGATAGTGTTAATTTCACTCCCCATGTAATCCCTGCTATACGCGGGATACTGACTACAGCTCATATCTTTCTTAAGGAAGAGTGCTCAAAAGAAGATATCCGGCAACTATACGATTCTTTTTACTCCGACTGTCCCTTTGTAAGATTGGTCGATGATATACCTGCGCTGGGTAATGTACGCGGTTCCAATTTCTGTGATATTGGTTTTGAGATTGACGCAAACAGTAACAGGCTTGTCGTAATCTCGGCAATTGACAATCTCGTAAAAGGAGCTTCAGGACAGGCTATACAGAATATGAATCTCATGTGTGGTTTCAGGGAAACCGATGGTCTATGGAACGCGGGCCTTGCGCCCTGA
- a CDS encoding CBS domain-containing protein: MLVKEIMNSDVIYCSPEDKVSDAARSLKDNDISGMPVVDNGKIVGILSEVDLLALLETPEHGDFWLPSPFEVIEIPIREYISWEDTKKMLSDVGSMPVSKIMRTGVFTISPEDSIEDASHLMSRHKINRLPVVENNKIAGIITRGDIIRGIGSL, encoded by the coding sequence ATGCTTGTAAAGGAAATTATGAACAGTGATGTGATTTATTGCAGTCCCGAAGACAAAGTGAGTGATGCTGCCAGGTCGTTGAAGGATAATGACATAAGTGGTATGCCTGTAGTGGACAACGGCAAGATTGTAGGTATACTCTCAGAGGTTGATTTGCTGGCTCTGCTGGAAACTCCCGAACATGGTGATTTCTGGCTCCCCAGTCCCTTTGAGGTAATAGAAATTCCTATCCGGGAATATATCAGCTGGGAAGATACCAAAAAAATGCTTTCGGATGTAGGTTCAATGCCGGTTAGCAAAATAATGCGCACCGGGGTATTCACTATCTCTCCTGAAGATTCAATAGAGGATGCTTCCCACCTGATGTCCAGACACAAGATAAACCGCCTGCCTGTGGTTGAAAATAATAAAATTGCAGGCATAATTACCAGGGGAGATATTATAAGGGGTATAGGCAGTCTGTGA
- the argJ gene encoding bifunctional ornithine acetyltransferase/N-acetylglutamate synthase, with protein MRSIDGGICAVRGVHAAGLKDDYMGLALIEGAGPSAGVFTRNKVVAAPVVLTRDNLENHKYVAGTIVNSGNANAFTGEKGMADAREMAKAAASKLGVHESHIAVASTGVIGRFLDVGWVKDHLDEVYGALSADPQECRNATKAIMTTDLMEKEVSVELECGVRIGGIAKGSGMIEPNMGTMLAFIYTDAILSADTLKACLVKANDSSFNMMVVDGDTSTNDMALLTATGASSIAPDVANFQRGLDYVLVELAKKIARDGEGATKLIEVQVNGASDLADARKVAKTIVRSPLVKSAIYGHDPNWGRVIAAAGYSGASLDQDKISLEFSDGKNAVTLVDHGQVADTSANRKLKSIMESDTVIISVDLSLGGAFAVAWGCDLTYDYVRINAEYTT; from the coding sequence ATGAGATCAATTGATGGTGGTATATGTGCGGTACGTGGGGTCCATGCTGCCGGTTTGAAGGATGATTACATGGGCCTTGCGCTGATTGAAGGTGCAGGTCCTTCAGCAGGCGTTTTTACGCGCAATAAGGTTGTAGCGGCTCCAGTAGTGCTTACCAGGGACAATCTTGAAAACCATAAATATGTTGCAGGCACAATTGTAAACAGCGGGAATGCCAATGCCTTTACCGGTGAAAAGGGAATGGCCGATGCCCGTGAGATGGCAAAGGCTGCTGCCAGCAAACTGGGAGTTCACGAATCCCACATCGCAGTTGCATCCACAGGTGTGATTGGTCGCTTTCTTGATGTAGGTTGGGTAAAAGATCATCTGGATGAGGTTTACGGGGCACTTTCTGCAGATCCTCAGGAATGCCGCAATGCTACGAAAGCCATTATGACCACTGACCTGATGGAAAAGGAAGTTTCTGTAGAACTGGAGTGTGGTGTACGTATCGGAGGCATTGCAAAAGGTTCCGGTATGATCGAACCCAATATGGGAACAATGCTTGCTTTTATCTATACTGATGCTATTCTTTCAGCCGATACACTGAAAGCATGTCTTGTAAAAGCCAACGATTCCAGTTTCAACATGATGGTAGTCGATGGTGATACCAGTACCAATGACATGGCTTTGCTAACCGCAACAGGTGCTTCTTCAATAGCTCCTGATGTAGCAAATTTCCAGAGAGGACTTGATTATGTCCTTGTGGAACTTGCAAAGAAAATCGCCCGCGACGGGGAGGGTGCTACCAAACTTATCGAAGTACAGGTAAACGGTGCCTCTGACCTGGCCGATGCACGCAAGGTTGCCAAAACCATTGTACGGTCCCCTCTTGTAAAATCTGCGATATACGGGCATGATCCCAACTGGGGCAGGGTTATTGCCGCAGCTGGATATTCAGGTGCCTCTCTTGACCAGGATAAAATTTCCCTGGAATTTTCGGATGGGAAAAATGCAGTTACTCTGGTGGATCACGGTCAGGTTGCGGATACTTCTGCCAACAGAAAACTAAAATCCATAATGGAAAGTGATACAGTCATAATTTCAGTGGATCTTTCACTTGGTGGAGCTTTTGCGGTTGCCTGGGGTTGTGATCTTACATATGATTATGTACGTATTAATGCGGAATATACTACGTGA